Proteins encoded in a region of the Ursus arctos isolate Adak ecotype North America unplaced genomic scaffold, UrsArc2.0 scaffold_2, whole genome shotgun sequence genome:
- the LOC113262846 gene encoding putative dimethylaniline monooxygenase [N-oxide-forming] 6: protein MGKRVAIVGAGVSGLASIRCCLEEGLEPTCFERSNDVGGLWKFSNHAEEGRASIYQSVFTNSSKEMMCFPDFPYPDDYPNYMHHSKLQEYIRTFAQKKNLLRYIQFETLVSSIKKCPNFLVTGQWEVVSEKDGKEESAIFDAVMICSGHHVYPNLPTDSFPGLQQFQGHYLHSRDYKDPEAFKGKRVLVIGLGNSGSDIAVELSRLAAQVIISSRSGSWVMSRVWNDGYPWDMVYVTRFATFLRNALPSFVSDWLYVKKMNTWFKHENYGLMPLNGPLRKEPVFNDELPSCILCGTVSIKPSVKEFTETSAVFEDGTVFEAIDSIIFATGYGYAYPFLDDSIIKSRNHEVTLFKGIFPPKMEKPTLAVIGLVQSLGAAIPTADLQARWAAKVFAKSCTLPTTSEMMDDIDEKMGKKLKWFGQSQTLQTDYITYMDELCSFIGAKPNIPWLFLTDPQLALEVFFGPCSPYQFRLMGPGKWDGARNAILTQWDRTVKPTRTRAVSEAQRPQHFHNLLKMLSCPLLLLAVWLTFY, encoded by the exons ATGGGGAAGAGAGTGGCCATTGTCGGAGCTGGTGTCAGCGGCTTGGCCTCCATCCGATGCTGCctggaagaggggctggagcCCACCTGCTTTGAGAGGAGCAATGATGTTGGAGGCCTCTGGAAATTCTCG AACCATGCAGAAGAAGGCAGAGCCAGCATTTACCAGTCTGTATTCACCAACTCTTCCAAAGAGATGATGTGCTTTCCAGACTTCCCTTATCCTGATGATTACCCCAACTATATGCACCACAGCAAACTCCAGGAATACATAAGGACATTTGCTCAAAAGAAGAATCTTTTAAGATACATACAGTTTGAG acCCTGGTTTCTAGTATAAAGAAATGTCCCAACTTCTTAGTCACTGGACAATGGGAAGTTGTTTCAGAAAAGGATGGGAAAGAGGAATCTGCTATTTTTGATGCTGTAATGATTTGTTCAGGACATCATGTATACCCCAATCTACCAACTGATTCCTTTCCTG GCCTACAGCAGTTTCAAGGCCACTACCTCCACAGCAGGGACTATAAGGACCCGGAAGCCTTCAAGGGGAAAAGGGTCCTTGTGATCGGCCTGGGGAACTCAGGATCTGACATTGCGGTGGAGCTCAGTCGTCTGGCTGCACAG GTCATTATCAGCAGCAGAAGTGGTTCCTGGGTCATGAGCCGGGTTTGGAATGATGGCTATCCTTGGGACATGGTATACGTGACCCGTTTTGCAACCTTCCTCCGGAATGCCCTTCCTTCATTTGTCTCTGACTGGTTGTATGTCAAGAAGATGAACACGTGGTTTAAGCATGAGAACTACGGCCTGATGCCTTTAAATGG CCCCCTGAGGAAAGAGCCTGTGTTCAATGACGAGCTCCCATCCTGCATCTTGTGTGGCACTGTGTCCATCAAGCCCAGCGTGAAGGAGTTTACGGAGACCTCGGCTGTGTTTGAGGATGGCACCGTGTTTGAGGCCATCGACTCCATCATCTTCGCAACGGGCTATGGTTACGCCTACCCCTTCCTTGATGACTCCATCATCAAAAGCAGAAACCATGAGGTCACCTTGTTTAAAGGCATCTTCCCCCCCAAAATGGAGAAGCCAACCTTGGCTGTGATTGGCCTTGTCCAGTCCCTTGGGGCTGCCATCCCCACAGCTGACCTGCAGGCTCGCTGGGCTGCTAAAGTGTTTGCAA aATCATGTACCTTGCCAACCACAAGTGAAATGATGGATGATATTGATGAGAAAATGGGGAAGAAACTCAAGTG gTTTGGCCAGAGCCAGACTTTGCAGACAGATTACATCACATACATGGACGAGCTGTGCTCCTTCATAGGGGCCAAGCCTAACATACCGTGGCTTTTCCTGACTGATCCCCAGCTGGCTCTGGAGGTGTTCTTTGGTCCTTGCAGCCCATACCAGTTTCGACTGATGGGACCAGGGAAGTGGGATGGGGCCAGAAATGCCATCCTGACCCAGTGGGACAGGACAGTAAAGCCAACCAGGACAAGAGCTGTCAGTGAAGCTCAGAGACCCCAACACTTTCACAATTTGCTCAAAATGCTTTCATGCCCACTGCTTTTGCTGGCTGTTTGGCTTACGTTTTATTAA